Proteins co-encoded in one Haladaptatus sp. ZSTT2 genomic window:
- a CDS encoding MaoC family dehydratase has translation MNVPLFGQSAGFFTSLRACADMTGRYYEEFEVGETVEHAVRRTISESDNQTFCDMTMNQQPLHLDAEFAKDTQFGQRLVNGLYTMSLAVGLTIPDMTDGTIVANLSYDNVSHPNPVFHGDTIRVQSTVTEKRETSDGERGVVTMHVEVFNQDDELVCEFDRTTLSLKKPAE, from the coding sequence TTGAACGTACCTCTCTTCGGCCAATCGGCGGGATTTTTCACCTCACTTCGCGCATGTGCGGATATGACCGGCCGATACTACGAAGAGTTCGAGGTTGGCGAAACCGTCGAGCACGCCGTTCGTCGCACCATCTCAGAGAGCGACAACCAGACGTTCTGTGACATGACGATGAACCAACAGCCACTCCACCTCGACGCGGAGTTTGCAAAGGACACGCAGTTTGGTCAACGGCTCGTAAACGGTCTCTACACGATGAGTCTCGCGGTGGGTCTCACCATCCCCGACATGACCGACGGCACCATCGTCGCAAATCTCTCGTACGACAACGTCAGCCACCCGAACCCCGTCTTCCACGGCGATACGATTCGCGTCCAGTCGACGGTAACAGAAAAGCGCGAGACCTCAGACGGCGAACGCGGTGTCGTCACCATGCACGTCGAAGTGTTCAATCAGGACGACGAACTGGTCTGTGAGTTCGACCGAACCACGCTGTCGCTCAAAAAGCCAGCCGAATAA
- a CDS encoding acyl-CoA dehydrogenase family protein yields MDFSLPAEHRMIRDTVREFCDEEIVPIAQEIEDEHRCPTEVFSALADLDMMGVPISEEYGGLGGDQLMYALTTEEIGRASGSVGLSYAAHISLASKPIEMFGTDAQKERWLRPLAEGEYLGSWALTEPGSGSDASNMDTTAVKDGDEWVINGTKQFITNASEAGSVLVKAVTDPDAGYDGISTFIVDPRNDDGFEVTTIWDKMGLNASPTCEIQFNDVRVSEDRLLGEVGEGWKQTMKTLNGGRISIAALSVGIAQGSYEAAHKYSKEREQFGQPISKFDAIRDKIVSMDRKIERARLLTHKSAWQYDQGMDVTKSSALAKLDASEVAREVSEDAVQVLGGYGYTTDFAPQRMYRDAKLMEIGEGTSEIQHLVIGRELGL; encoded by the coding sequence ATGGATTTCAGCCTACCTGCAGAACACCGGATGATTCGAGATACCGTCCGGGAGTTCTGTGACGAGGAGATTGTCCCCATTGCACAGGAAATCGAGGACGAGCACCGCTGTCCGACCGAAGTGTTCTCCGCCCTCGCAGACCTCGACATGATGGGCGTCCCCATCTCCGAGGAGTACGGTGGGCTTGGCGGCGACCAACTCATGTACGCGCTCACGACCGAAGAAATCGGGCGCGCCTCCGGCTCTGTCGGGCTCTCCTATGCCGCACACATCTCGCTTGCCTCGAAACCTATCGAGATGTTCGGTACCGACGCACAGAAAGAGCGCTGGCTTCGCCCGCTCGCAGAGGGCGAGTACCTCGGGTCGTGGGCGCTCACCGAACCGGGCAGCGGCAGTGACGCCTCAAACATGGACACCACCGCCGTGAAAGACGGCGACGAGTGGGTCATCAACGGCACGAAGCAGTTCATCACGAACGCGAGCGAGGCCGGTTCGGTGCTCGTAAAGGCAGTCACAGACCCCGACGCCGGGTACGACGGCATCTCGACGTTCATCGTCGACCCGCGCAACGACGACGGTTTCGAAGTCACGACCATCTGGGACAAGATGGGCTTGAACGCCTCCCCGACCTGCGAGATTCAGTTCAACGACGTCCGTGTCTCTGAAGACCGCCTCCTTGGCGAGGTTGGTGAAGGCTGGAAACAGACGATGAAGACGCTGAACGGCGGGCGCATCTCGATTGCCGCCCTCTCCGTTGGCATCGCACAGGGCTCTTACGAAGCCGCCCACAAGTACTCGAAAGAACGCGAACAGTTCGGCCAGCCGATTTCGAAGTTCGACGCCATCCGCGACAAAATCGTCTCGATGGACCGCAAAATCGAACGCGCACGCCTCCTGACCCACAAGTCGGCGTGGCAGTACGACCAGGGCATGGACGTGACCAAGTCTTCGGCGCTCGCCAAACTCGACGCGAGTGAGGTCGCCCGCGAGGTCTCAGAGGACGCCGTGCAGGTGCTCGGCGGCTACGGCTACACCACGGACTTCGCCCCACAGCGGATGTACCGCGACGCAAAGCTCATGGAAATCGGGGAAGGTACCTCAGAAATTCAGCACCTCGTCATCGGCCGCGAACTCGGGCTGTAA
- a CDS encoding Glu/Leu/Phe/Val family dehydrogenase: protein MSEEANPFESLQRQIDNASQFLDVRSDVLERLKHPQRVLETNLSVKMDDGTIGVFKAFRSQFNGDRGPYKGGIRYHPGVTRDEVKALSGWMVYKCAVVDIPYGGGKGGIVINPKDHSEGELERITRSFAKELRPIIGEDRDIPAPDVNTGQREMNWIKDTYETLENTTAPGVVTGKALESGGSEGRVEATGRSTMLTAREAFDYLDKDMEGASVAVQGYGNAGSIAAYLIEDLGANIVAVSDSSGAVYNPDGLDARAVKEFKNDTGSVTGYAEATEELTNEDLLTLDVDLLVPAALENAIDGDLAKQVRADVIVEAANGPLTPEADEVLTESDVYVFPDILANAGGVTVSYFEWVQNRQRFYWSEERVNDELETVIVNAFNGLVDAYETHGLPSFRTAAYVVAIQRVVKAFEEGGTFP from the coding sequence ATGTCTGAAGAGGCGAACCCATTCGAAAGCCTACAGCGACAAATCGACAACGCGTCTCAGTTCCTCGACGTTCGATCGGATGTTTTAGAGCGGCTCAAACATCCCCAGCGCGTGCTCGAAACGAATCTAAGCGTGAAGATGGACGACGGAACGATTGGCGTGTTCAAAGCCTTCCGCTCGCAGTTCAACGGCGACCGCGGCCCGTACAAAGGCGGGATTCGCTATCACCCGGGTGTCACCCGCGACGAAGTCAAAGCACTCTCAGGGTGGATGGTGTACAAGTGCGCCGTCGTGGACATCCCGTACGGTGGCGGCAAGGGTGGCATCGTCATCAACCCCAAAGACCACTCGGAAGGCGAACTCGAACGCATCACGCGGTCGTTCGCAAAGGAACTGCGACCGATTATCGGTGAAGACCGCGACATCCCCGCGCCCGACGTGAACACCGGCCAGCGCGAGATGAACTGGATTAAAGACACCTACGAGACCCTCGAAAACACGACCGCACCCGGCGTCGTGACGGGGAAAGCTTTAGAAAGTGGCGGCAGTGAAGGCCGCGTCGAGGCGACCGGCCGTTCGACGATGCTCACCGCCCGCGAGGCATTCGACTATCTCGACAAAGACATGGAAGGCGCGAGCGTGGCCGTCCAAGGCTACGGGAACGCCGGCTCCATCGCCGCCTACCTCATCGAAGACCTCGGCGCGAACATCGTCGCCGTGAGCGACTCGTCGGGTGCCGTTTACAACCCAGACGGCTTAGACGCCCGCGCGGTCAAGGAGTTCAAAAACGACACCGGCTCGGTCACGGGCTACGCCGAAGCCACCGAGGAGCTGACGAACGAAGACCTCCTCACCCTCGACGTGGACCTGCTCGTCCCCGCAGCGCTCGAAAACGCCATCGACGGCGACCTCGCAAAGCAGGTTCGCGCAGACGTCATCGTGGAAGCCGCAAACGGCCCACTCACCCCCGAGGCCGACGAAGTGCTCACCGAGAGCGACGTGTACGTCTTCCCCGACATCCTCGCAAACGCCGGCGGCGTGACGGTCAGTTACTTCGAATGGGTACAGAACCGCCAGCGCTTCTACTGGTCTGAAGAGCGCGTCAACGACGAACTCGAGACGGTCATCGTCAACGCGTTCAACGGCCTCGTGGACGCCTACGAAACCCACGGCCTGCCAAGCTTCCGCACGGCAGCCTACGTCGTCGCTATCCAGCGCGTCGTCAAGGCGTTCGAAGAAGGCGGCACCTTCCCGTAA
- a CDS encoding DUF5658 family protein, whose amino-acid sequence MSHTDESRRLRQTRADVSSTPPDESDGWITHVLGPLQYKLWFIVVSAMAADVLLTMYGLELGLTELNPIAVRAISAFGYAGLGLLKCLALGIGVVCWALTPHHYAPIIPLGLATPSIIAVCINTVLVFLVI is encoded by the coding sequence ATGTCCCATACTGATGAGTCTCGTCGTCTTCGACAGACGCGCGCTGACGTTTCATCGACACCCCCCGATGAGTCCGACGGTTGGATTACCCACGTCCTTGGCCCGCTCCAGTACAAACTGTGGTTCATCGTGGTGAGTGCCATGGCTGCCGACGTATTGCTCACGATGTACGGTCTCGAACTCGGATTGACGGAGCTGAACCCCATTGCTGTCCGCGCAATCTCGGCGTTTGGTTACGCGGGACTTGGCTTACTCAAATGTCTGGCCCTCGGAATCGGAGTGGTGTGTTGGGCGCTCACCCCACACCACTACGCCCCAATTATTCCGCTCGGGCTTGCCACACCGTCGATTATCGCGGTGTGTATCAATACGGTGCTCGTGTTCCTCGTTATCTAG
- a CDS encoding HpcH/HpaI aldolase/citrate lyase family protein — MARRSLLFSPGDRPEMMQKAPGVGADVVIFDLEDAVAPERKQAAREAVNEVLTDSSFDPDCEVCVRVNPIGTVTDTDLDGVLAGDPRIDAIMLPKATGAADVDALQTLLAERGFDLPAFSLVESAAGVLNAVEIANAEATAALVFGAEDLAADIGATRTEDGTEVLYAREHVVLAASAAGVDVIDTVYTAIRDTDGLADETAFAIELGYDGKMAIHPAQVSVINDAFTPEPDQVEWARAVLAARDEAEAEGRGVFRVNDEMIDAPLIAQAERIVARARAANLL, encoded by the coding sequence ATGGCACGACGAAGCCTCCTGTTCTCCCCCGGCGACCGCCCGGAGATGATGCAGAAAGCGCCCGGTGTCGGCGCGGATGTAGTGATTTTCGACCTCGAAGACGCCGTGGCCCCAGAACGCAAACAAGCCGCACGCGAGGCGGTAAACGAAGTGCTCACAGACTCGTCGTTCGACCCCGACTGCGAGGTCTGTGTTCGCGTGAACCCGATTGGTACCGTCACGGACACCGACCTCGATGGCGTTCTCGCTGGCGACCCGCGCATCGACGCCATCATGCTTCCGAAAGCGACGGGTGCGGCCGACGTAGACGCACTTCAGACCCTGCTTGCAGAACGTGGCTTCGACCTGCCCGCGTTCTCGCTGGTCGAATCCGCGGCGGGCGTGTTGAACGCCGTCGAGATTGCGAATGCGGAGGCGACAGCCGCGCTCGTATTCGGCGCAGAAGACCTCGCCGCAGACATCGGCGCGACCCGCACCGAGGACGGGACGGAAGTGCTCTACGCGCGCGAACACGTCGTTCTCGCGGCGAGCGCGGCGGGTGTCGATGTCATCGACACCGTCTACACCGCGATTCGTGACACAGACGGTCTCGCAGACGAGACAGCGTTCGCCATCGAACTCGGCTACGACGGCAAGATGGCGATTCACCCAGCACAGGTGTCGGTCATCAATGACGCGTTCACGCCCGAGCCCGACCAAGTCGAGTGGGCGCGTGCCGTCCTTGCCGCACGCGATGAGGCCGAGGCGGAGGGTCGCGGTGTGTTCCGTGTCAACGACGAGATGATAGATGCCCCGCTCATCGCCCAAGCAGAGCGAATCGTCGCGCGAGCACGGGCTGCAAACTTGCTATAG
- a CDS encoding RIO1 family regulatory kinase/ATPase domain-containing protein, producing the protein MAFRRFLRGRIEWDRLESVARAIAERYDEDEVRIEFLEADNWLSTPCVINERWFVKIITEQNSFVHALLTTGRNIGAFTSGTEGFFDHFGTAYGMAEHEFEATKKLREIGINAPEPVEAFEFEDLGVLVLEYLPEFRTLNELSGREALSYAPEMFESLATMHDNRLAHGDLRGENVLIANNTLYFIDATNVKESGLADARSYDLACALAALEPLIGAGSAVDAALESYSVDELLAAQDFLDFINMRPDHDFEAGVVKGEIEKRAT; encoded by the coding sequence ATGGCATTCAGGCGGTTCCTCCGCGGACGGATTGAATGGGACCGATTAGAGTCGGTCGCAAGAGCAATCGCCGAGCGCTACGACGAAGACGAGGTTCGCATCGAGTTTCTCGAAGCCGACAACTGGCTCTCTACACCCTGTGTCATCAACGAACGCTGGTTCGTGAAAATCATCACCGAGCAGAACTCGTTCGTCCACGCCCTGCTCACGACGGGCCGCAACATCGGTGCGTTTACGAGCGGAACGGAGGGCTTTTTCGACCACTTTGGAACCGCCTACGGCATGGCCGAACACGAGTTCGAGGCGACGAAGAAACTGCGCGAAATCGGCATCAACGCCCCCGAACCCGTCGAAGCCTTCGAATTCGAAGACCTCGGCGTGCTCGTCCTCGAATATCTCCCCGAATTTCGCACGCTCAACGAGCTGTCGGGCCGCGAGGCACTGTCCTACGCGCCGGAGATGTTCGAGTCGCTCGCCACCATGCACGACAACCGCCTCGCCCACGGCGACCTCCGCGGTGAGAACGTCCTCATCGCCAACAACACGCTCTACTTCATCGACGCGACCAACGTGAAAGAGTCCGGCCTCGCAGACGCCCGGTCGTACGATCTCGCGTGCGCGCTTGCGGCGCTCGAACCGCTCATCGGCGCAGGATCGGCCGTAGACGCCGCACTCGAAAGTTACAGCGTAGACGAATTGCTGGCCGCACAGGACTTTCTCGACTTCATCAACATGCGCCCCGACCACGATTTCGAAGCTGGAGTCGTGAAGGGTGAAATCGAAAAGCGCGCGACCTGA